The segment GGGGAGCCTGTATAACGGCTTCTCCCTGTACGGCATTTTCTGGGCGGTGCTGGGCTTCGTCGTTCTGGGCTGGGCCATCTTCGACCGGCGGCGGTTCCGCCCGGGAACGCCGGAGAGTGAGGGGAAAACGATCGAGTGAGAAGCTAGGAGCGAGAAGCTAGAAGCTAGAAGGGTGGCAGGCGGGATCGTGCTTGCCGGCCGCTGGCTCGGAACCGGCCTGTAGGGCGCCCCTACAGGCGGGGTTCGTGCCGGAAGATCACCGGGCGTTGCCGACAACGCTCAAAGCAACGTCCCGGCATTTCCGTTCACTCCCTTTCAACAGTATGCCCAGCTTCAACCCACCGGACTACTTCGACACCGAATCCCTCCTCTCGGAAGAGGAGATCCTCATCCGGGACACGGTGCGGGAGTGGGTAGACGACAACGTCCTCCCCGTCATCCAGCAGGCCTACGTCGAGCGGCACTTCCCGCGGGAGCTGATCCCGCGGATGGCGGAGCTGGGGATCTACGGGGCCAATCTGCCGGAGGAGTACGGCTGCGCGGGGTTGAACAACGTTGCCTACGGGCTGATCATGCAGGAGCTGGAGCGGGGAGACTCCGGGATCCGCTCCTTCGCCTCGGTGCAGGGTGCGCTCTGCATGTACCCGATCTACGCGTTCGGCAGCGAAGAGCAGAAGCGCGAGTACCTGCCGAAGATGGCCCGTGGCGAGCTGATTGGCTGCTTCGGCCTGACCGAGCCGGATTTCGGCTCCAACCCGGCGGGGATGGTCACCCGGGCGAGGAAGACCGACGACGGCTGGGTGATCAACGGGGCGAAGATGTGGATCACCAACGGCTCGATGGCCGACCTCGCCATCATCTGGGCGAAGACGGGCGAGCTGGACGATCCGTCGTCGATCCGCGGCTTCATCGTGCCGACCGATTCTCCGGGGTTCACGGCGAGGGATCAGCAGGGGAAGCTGTCCCTGCTGGCCTCCGACACCTCCGAGCTGTCACTGCAGGAGGTGCACGTCCCGGACGAGGCGCTGCTGCCGGGGAGCGGGGGGCTGAAGAGTCCGCTGATGTGCCTGACCCAGGCCCGCTACGGAATCGCCTGGGGCGCCGTGGGGGCGGCGATGGCGTGCTACGACGAGGCGCTCCGCTACGCACAGGCGCGGGTGCAGTTCGACGGACCCATCGCGGGCAAGCAGATCCAGCAGGTGCGCCTGGTGGAGATGCTGACCGAGATCACCAAGGCGCAGCTGCTCTGCGTGCAGCTGGGGAGGCTCAAGGACGCGGGGAAGCTGCGCCCGCAGCAGGTCTCGCTGGCCAAGCGAAACAACGTGAACATGGCCACCGAGGTGGCGCGCGAGGCCCGGCGTCTGCTGGGAGCAAACGGTATCCTCGTGGAGTATCAAGCCATGCGTCACATGGCGAACCTGGAGAGCGTCTATACGTATGAAGGAACGGATGATATCCACGCCCTGATCGTGGGCCAGGACATCACCGGGTACGGGGCTTTCTGACGTGCGCCGAGCCTCCTTTCCGAGGGGGCGCCGGGGGTTGACACCACCCCCGACCTCCTCTAAATTTTCAGATCTTGACTGGATGCACCGCTAGCTCAATTGGCAGAGCAGGGGACTCTTAATCCCAAGGTTGAAGGTTCGATTCCTTCGCGGTGCACTCGAGGGTAGCCCGGCGGAGGGATGCCGGTTTGTGCGCCCGTAGCTCAGCTGGATAGAGCGTCTGACTACGGATCAGAAGGCCGGGAGTTCGAATCTCTCCGGGCGCACCTGAGAAGGTTGAAGTCGTGCTCCTGTGGCGGAACTGGTAGACGCGCTAGATTCAGGATCTAGTGGGCGCAAGCCCGTGGAGGTTCGAGTCCTCTCGGGAGCACTTACGGACGGCAATTTTGAATTAAGAATTTTGAATTTTGAATTGGCCGGCTGAGTGTGGGTCGCTTAGCCGCCTTTCAATTCAAAATTCAAAATTGCCTTGCAGGGCTGCCCAGGTGCTGAAACTGGTAGACAGGCCAGACTAAGGATCTGGTGCCGGAAACGGCGTGGAGGTTCGAGTCCTCTCCTGGGCACTGCGCGCGCGCTCCGCGCGCGAATTACGAAATTACGAATTACGAATTACTCTCCGGAGTACGAACACGGAATGGGTGTGGTAATTCGTAATTGGTAATTCGTAATTGCTGTTTTTCTCGGGTGGCGAGTGAGGATCGCGGCACCTTCGGGGTGTCGAGGAAAGTCCGAGCTCCGCAGGGCAGGGTGCCGGGTAACGCCCGGGCGTCGCAAGGCGACGGAAAGTGCAACAGAGAGCAGACCGCCGATGGCCCTCGCGAGGGGGCACAGGCAAGGGTGAAAGGGTGCGGTAAGAGCGCACCGCGCTCCTGGTAACAGGAGTGGCACGGCAAACCCCACCCGGAGCAAGGCCAAGCAGGGACGAGGAGTTGCCCGCTCCGTCCGAGTCCCGGGTAGGCCGCTTGACGGCGCCGGAGACGGCGTTCGCAGAGAAATGATCCTCCCCGCAAGCGGGACAGAACTCGGCTTATTCCGCCACCCGTTCGTGCGCTCGTAGCTCAGCTGGATAGAGCGTTGGCCTCCGGAGCCAAAGGTCACAGGTTCGAATCCTGTCGAGCGCATTCGGTATCGAGGAACCCCGCAAGCGTCAGCTGCGGGGTTTCTCTTTTTTCCCCGCCCGGTGGTGCCATTCCACCAGTCGCACTCCATCGAGCACCCCTCTACATACCGGCGAACCGGCTGCTTCAGTTCGGGCTGGCACTCATTTTCGGGAGGCCCGCGGCGCTTCGATCGGCAAGATTGTCTGATTCTCGCGGGCCAGCGAAAAACCCTCCAACCGCGGTGCTTTCGTGGTGACCTACGGGGAATTTCATGGTGTCACATCGCAAGGGGGGCGGCCGTCAATTGGAAGGTGCCTGAGATCGGAATACGTACCATTTCTCCCAACGAGGTTGACTGTGAACATTTTCGTTGCAGGGGCCACCGGAGTCATCGGTCGGGAACTCGTGCGCCTTCTGGTGGAGCGTGGCGAGACGGTGACGGGCATGACGCGCTCCGCGTCGAGGCGCGGAGTCATCGAGCAGCTCGGCGCTCGGTCTGTGGTGGCCGATGCTTTCGACGCGGAGGCCGTCCATCGTGCGGTCGCCGCGGCGGAGCCGGACGTGGTCGTCCACGAGATGACGGCTCTCACGCACCTCGGGGCACCGCGCAACCTGCACCGTGACTTTGCGCAGACCTCCCGCCTGCGCACCGAGGGCACGGACATTCTCCTCGCGGCAAGCCAGGCCGTCGGGGTCCCCCGATTCATCGCGCAGAGCTACTGTGGCTATCTTCCCGCGACCCACGGCCCGCTGATCGTACCGGAGGACGAGCCGCTGGACCCGCGACTTGCGGGCGCCCTCGCGGGTGTATTCGAGGCGCTTCAATACCTCGAGACGGCCGTGACGGGAGCGTCTTCGACGGTGGGGATCGTCCTGCGGTACGGCGGTTTCTACGGACCGGGAACGACGTTGTCGCGACGTCCTCCGGGCGCGCACACCGAGTTGGTCCGTAAGCGCCGGTTTCCGATCATCGGCAACGGAGCGGGCATCTGGTCGTTCATCCACGTCGAGGATGCCGCACGCGCCACCGTCGCCGCGATCGACCGCGCGGAGCGGGGGATCTACCACATCTGCGACGATGAACCTGCGCCCGTACGTGAGTGGCTGCCCGAGCTCGCGGCCGCTCTCGGGGCCCGGCCTCCGTTTCGGGTGCCACGATGGCTTGGCCGACTCGCGGCGGGAGAGGCAGCGGTCATC is part of the Longimicrobiaceae bacterium genome and harbors:
- a CDS encoding acyl-CoA dehydrogenase family protein produces the protein MPSFNPPDYFDTESLLSEEEILIRDTVREWVDDNVLPVIQQAYVERHFPRELIPRMAELGIYGANLPEEYGCAGLNNVAYGLIMQELERGDSGIRSFASVQGALCMYPIYAFGSEEQKREYLPKMARGELIGCFGLTEPDFGSNPAGMVTRARKTDDGWVINGAKMWITNGSMADLAIIWAKTGELDDPSSIRGFIVPTDSPGFTARDQQGKLSLLASDTSELSLQEVHVPDEALLPGSGGLKSPLMCLTQARYGIAWGAVGAAMACYDEALRYAQARVQFDGPIAGKQIQQVRLVEMLTEITKAQLLCVQLGRLKDAGKLRPQQVSLAKRNNVNMATEVAREARRLLGANGILVEYQAMRHMANLESVYTYEGTDDIHALIVGQDITGYGAF
- a CDS encoding NAD(P)-dependent oxidoreductase; this encodes MNIFVAGATGVIGRELVRLLVERGETVTGMTRSASRRGVIEQLGARSVVADAFDAEAVHRAVAAAEPDVVVHEMTALTHLGAPRNLHRDFAQTSRLRTEGTDILLAASQAVGVPRFIAQSYCGYLPATHGPLIVPEDEPLDPRLAGALAGVFEALQYLETAVTGASSTVGIVLRYGGFYGPGTTLSRRPPGAHTELVRKRRFPIIGNGAGIWSFIHVEDAARATVAAIDRAERGIYHICDDEPAPVREWLPELAAALGARPPFRVPRWLGRLAAGEAAVIVSTEVSGASNAKARRELRWEPVYRSWREGFRRGLG